A genome region from Taeniopygia guttata chromosome 5, bTaeGut7.mat, whole genome shotgun sequence includes the following:
- the ANO9 gene encoding anoctamin-9, with the protein MLARTPWAPKLLENTSKAPTRQNKPPGPALRVLLLEKWGPELGKEVPPPEASPEFPIHCQETISSRATPGKHLQRIPPQDEILLTPFREFPAEDTDSFASPNEEKWDFVLVSDIHEMGSEKEIKRKKFLDELSKKGFTIKKIEDTKLFYGVHAPQHIFWKYQCVLKNPNSRQQNSSAYHDIPVTTRIRIVHFILQNTVTSDLEKLHDLMKKKVFEAAFPLHKKEEIREILKKKWARWRVLFKEQPIEEIRCYFGEKVALYFAWLGWYTYLLIFAALAGLATVAAGATVFSSSQVSKEICDANNTIMCPLCDQNCSFWVLADTCTYAKVTHMIDNEATVVFAMFMAIWATVFLELWKRERANVATSWDLYGWDEEEEELALQLINNPQHEPRLYQHSYFRSTIVLILALLMIMVLIGIAHALVIYRAVAMALFTQSKVSLLSKHADIVAVLTGAVLHYITIVIMTKVNWHVALFLCDLEKPRTFSQRENNFTVKIFLFQFFTNFSSLIYIAFFLGRINGHPGHYVRIAGHWRLEECHPSGCITDLFIQMAVIMVLKQTISNIMEYLIPLISHQLRKKKKRPKKRSVMLGEEEEAEDPCKRQWLNNYELNEVNVFSLFNEYLEIVIQYSFTTIFVAAFPLAPLLALINNVIEIHMDAIKMMRLRRRMVPRKAKDIGIWLQVLEAIGILAVIGNGLVIAITSDFIPVQVYKYMYSPCMRENHTSMDCSTGYINNSLSVFHIQDFEPHTKVLPEFRGEQIKECRYRDYRNADDYTYTVQFWHIFAARLAFLILFEHVALCVKLIAAWYIPDVPQKVKNKILTEKHSNLRNELRARSPSSATPWGPFPQERVLCNPLHHGSKLTSRNPPKTAATTTEYSTEV; encoded by the exons ATGCTTGCCCGAACACCGTGGGCTCCCAAGCTAttggaaaacacctccaaaGCACCCACCAGGCAGAACAAGCCGCCGGGCCCAGCCCTAAGGGTCCTGCTCCTGGAAAAGTGGGGACCAGAACTGGGAAAAGAGGTGCCACCGCCAGAAGCCAGCCCTGAATTCCCGATACATTGCCAGGAAACAATTAGCAGTAGAGCCACACCAGGGAAACACTTGCAGCGGATTCCACCACAG GATGAAATTCTGCTGACTCCCTTCAGGGAATTTCCTGCTGAGGACACGGACTCCTTTGCCTCCCCG AATGAAGAGAAGTGGGATTTTGTCCTGGTGAGTGATATCCACGAAATGGGCAGTGAGAAAGAGatcaagaggaagaagttcctGGATGAGCTGAGCAAGAAGGGCTTCACTATCAAG AAAATTGAGGACACAAAGCTCTTTTATGGAGTCCATGCCCCGCAGCACATCTTCTGGAAATACCAGTGTGTCCTGAAGAACCCCAACAGCAGGCAGCAAAACTCCAGTGCCTACCATGACATCCCAGTGACCACCAG GATACGGATCGTGCACTTCATCCTGCAGAACACTGTGACGTCCGACTTAG agaagctgcatgACCTGATGAAGAAGAAGGTGTTTGAGGCAGCATTTCCCCTGCACAAG AAAGAAGAGATAAGGGAAATACTAAAGAAGAAGTGGGCTCGCTGGAGAGTTCTATTTAAGGAACAGCCAATTGAGGAGATCAG GTGCTATTTTGGAGAGAAGGTGGCCTTGTACTTCGCCTGGCTGGGCTGGTACACCTACCTGCTGATTtttgctgccctggctgggctggcaACCGTCGCAGCTGGGGCTACTGTTTTCAGTTCCAGCCAGGTGAG CAAGGAGATCTGTGATGCCAACAACACCATCATGTGCCCGCTCTGTGACCAGAATTGCTCGTTTTGGGTCCTCGCTGACACCTGCACCTATGCCAAG GTCACTCACATGATTGATAATGAGGCCACAGTGGTGTTTGCCATGTTCATGGCCATCTGGG CCACTGTATTCCTGGAGCTGTGGAAGAGGGAGAGAGCCAATGTGGCCACCAGCTGGGACCTGTACGGGTGGGATGAGGAAGAG gaGGAGCTGGCTCTTCAGCTGATCAATAACCCACAGCACGAACCCCGGCTGTACCAGCACTCCTACTTCCGCAGCACCATCGTCCTCATCTTGGCCCTGCTGATG ATCATGGTGCTGATCGGCATTGCCCATGCCCTCGTCATCTACCGGGCGGTGGCCATGGCTCTGTTCACGCAGAGCAAAGTGAGCCTGCTGAGCAAGCACGCCGACATCGTCGCCGTGCTGACGGGGGCCGTGCTGCACTACATCACCATCGTCATCATGACCAAG GTCAACTGGCATGTGGCCCTCTTCCTCTGTGACCTGG AGAAACCACGGACCTTCTCCCAGCGGGAGAACAACTTCACCGTGAAGATCTTCCTCTTTCAGTTCTTCACAAACTTCTCCTCGCTCATCTACATTGCCTTCTTCCTGGGACG GATCAATGGCCACCCAGGGCACTACGTGCGCATCGCTGGTCACTGGAGGCTGGAGGAG tgccaccctaGCGGCTGCATCACCGACCTCTTCATCCAGATGGCTGTCATCATGGTGCTCAAGCAGACCATCAGCAACATCATGGAGTATCTCATCCC CTTGATATCCCATCAGCTACGGAAGAAGAAAAAGCGCCCCAAGAAGAGAAGTGTGATGTtaggagaggaggaggaggcagaggaccCATGCAAAAGGCAGTGGCTGAATAACTATGAACTCAACGAGGTCAACGTCTTCAGCTTGTTCAACGAGTACTTGGAGATAG TGATCCAGTACAGCTTCACCACCATCTTCGTGGCAGCCTTTCCCCTGGCCCCGCTGCTGGCCCTCATCAACAACGTCATCGAGATCCACATGGACGCCATCAAGATGATGCGGCTGCGCCGGCGCATGGTGCCCAGGAAGGCCAAGGACATTG GGATCTGGCTGCAGGTCCTAGAGGCCATTGGCATCCTGGCTGTCATTGGGAACGGGCTGGTGATCGCCATCACCTCCGACTTCATCCCTGTGCAGGTCTACAAGTACATGTACAGCCCCTGCATGAGGGAGAACCACACCAGCATGGA ctgctccacCGGGTACATCAACAACAGCCTCTCCGTATTCCACATCCAGGACTTCGAGCCCCACACCAAGGTGCTGCCAGAATTTAGAGGGGAGCAGATCAAGGAGTGCAG gtaCCGGGATTACCGGAATGCTGACGACTACACCTACACCGTCCAGTTCTGGCACATCTTCGCAGCCCGGCTCgccttcctcatcctcttcGAG CACGTGGCTCTGTGCGTGAAGCTGATCGCAGCCTGGTACATCCCCGATGTCCCCCAGAAGGTCAAGAATAAAATTCTgacagaaaaacacagcaatctCCGTAATGAACTCAG GGCGAGGAGTCCTTCCTCTGCTACACCATGGGGTCCCTTCCCACAGGAGAGAGTTCTCTGCAATCCTCTCCACCATGGCTCAAAACTCACGAGCAGGaatcctcccaaaactgctgcaac cACGACAGAATACTCCACCGAGGTGTAG